A region from the uncultured Draconibacterium sp. genome encodes:
- a CDS encoding sigma-70 family RNA polymerase sigma factor: MVAKDFKTKVLPVSKKLLRFATHFLHDEDQARDVVQDVFLKLWQRKETLDEVENIEAFAMRMTRNRCLDVIRANKTVPIDAEIDRKLKEKTIDVHSKVELSETATQIKKLVEQLPGLQQTVMQMRDLEQLSYDEIAEATGLKINAIRVNLSRARKKVRDEFLKINENDGNTRNTTITATLL, translated from the coding sequence ATGGTTGCCAAAGATTTTAAAACAAAGGTATTGCCGGTAAGTAAAAAGTTGTTGCGTTTTGCCACCCACTTTTTACACGACGAAGATCAGGCACGCGATGTGGTTCAGGATGTGTTTCTGAAGCTTTGGCAACGAAAGGAAACACTCGACGAAGTGGAGAATATTGAAGCTTTTGCCATGCGGATGACCCGAAATCGGTGTCTGGATGTGATAAGGGCCAACAAAACAGTACCGATTGATGCTGAAATCGATAGGAAGTTAAAAGAAAAGACCATAGACGTTCATTCAAAAGTTGAGTTAAGCGAAACAGCAACACAAATAAAAAAGCTGGTTGAACAACTGCCGGGGCTGCAACAAACGGTAATGCAAATGCGCGATCTGGAACAACTCTCGTACGACGAAATTGCCGAAGCTACTGGGCTTAAGATTAATGCGATTAGGGTAAACCTGTCGCGGGCACGAAAAAAAGTGCGCGACGAATTTTTAAAGATTAATGAAAATGATGGAAACACAAGAAATACTACAATTACTGCAACGCTACTTTAA
- a CDS encoding M3 family metallopeptidase, with the protein MKKLLFFVFIAGLAFSACETQKKESSETMENPFFKEWSTPFGVPPFDEITDDHFRPAIAEGMRLHKEEIDAIVNNTEAPTFENTLVALDKSGAFLNRVYNVFSNLSSAHTNDSIQAIEKDIEPLLSAHYDDINLNEGLFKRVKEVYEQRENLDLNTEQARLLEKKYKAFVRGGAELPADKKARMREINSELATLSVQFGEHVLKDNNAFKLVIEDEAELEGLPAAAISAAAATAKAEGQEGKWIFTISRPSLYPFLTYSPNRAYREKLYKGYIMKGDNENELDNNKIVARTVELRSERAKLFGYNNHAEYILAENMAKNPANVYDILTKVWEKALPVAKNEVADMQAIADKEGAGIKIQGWDWWYYAEKVRQEKYALSEEDVKPYFEVDNVQQGIFALANKLWGINFTERTDLPKYHPDGKVFEVKEADGSTIGIFYTDYFARPSKRGGAWMSSFRKQQVIEGKNVIPVITNVCNFPAPTDDIPSLLSLDQVLTMFHEFGHGLHGLLSNCESRTLSGTSVARDFVELPSQIMENWAFEPEMLALYAKHYQTGEVIPNDLVEKINNAAHFNQGFATVEFLAAGLLDMDYHTLESVEPNMDVRAFEKESMDKYGLIPEIAPRYRSTYFQHIFAGGYSSGYYAYLWAEVLDKDAFDAFKENGLFDQKTAAAFRKYVLSAGGSDDPMTLYMNFRGKEPGIEPLLKGRGLL; encoded by the coding sequence GTGAAAAAACTGCTATTTTTTGTTTTTATTGCAGGGTTGGCTTTTTCAGCATGTGAAACCCAAAAAAAAGAAAGTTCAGAAACTATGGAAAATCCGTTTTTTAAAGAATGGAGTACTCCTTTTGGTGTACCGCCTTTCGATGAGATTACAGACGATCATTTCAGACCGGCCATTGCCGAGGGAATGCGTTTGCACAAAGAGGAGATTGATGCGATTGTAAACAACACCGAAGCACCAACATTTGAAAATACCCTGGTGGCTTTGGATAAATCAGGTGCTTTTCTGAATCGTGTTTATAATGTATTCAGTAATTTAAGCAGTGCACACACCAACGACAGCATTCAGGCTATTGAAAAGGATATTGAGCCATTGCTGTCGGCGCATTACGACGATATTAACCTGAATGAAGGTCTGTTTAAACGCGTAAAAGAGGTGTACGAGCAACGCGAAAATCTGGATTTAAATACAGAGCAGGCGCGTTTGTTAGAGAAAAAATACAAAGCATTTGTACGTGGTGGAGCTGAACTTCCGGCCGATAAAAAAGCCCGTATGCGTGAAATTAATAGTGAGCTGGCCACGCTTTCAGTACAGTTTGGCGAACACGTGCTAAAAGATAACAATGCCTTTAAATTGGTTATTGAAGATGAAGCTGAACTGGAAGGTCTTCCGGCTGCTGCCATTTCGGCGGCCGCAGCAACAGCCAAAGCAGAAGGACAGGAAGGAAAATGGATTTTTACGATTAGTAGACCAAGTTTGTACCCCTTTCTTACGTACTCGCCAAACCGCGCTTACCGCGAAAAGCTTTACAAAGGCTACATTATGAAAGGCGATAACGAAAATGAATTAGACAATAATAAAATTGTTGCCCGTACCGTTGAGTTACGCAGCGAGCGCGCCAAGCTTTTTGGTTACAACAATCACGCAGAATATATTTTAGCTGAAAACATGGCTAAAAATCCGGCGAATGTTTACGATATTCTAACCAAAGTGTGGGAAAAAGCCCTGCCGGTAGCTAAAAACGAAGTGGCCGATATGCAGGCTATTGCCGATAAAGAAGGAGCAGGTATAAAAATACAAGGCTGGGACTGGTGGTACTACGCAGAGAAAGTGCGCCAGGAAAAATACGCCCTGAGCGAAGAAGATGTAAAACCTTATTTCGAGGTGGACAATGTGCAGCAGGGGATTTTTGCGCTGGCCAATAAACTTTGGGGCATTAACTTCACCGAACGCACCGATTTGCCTAAATACCATCCGGATGGAAAAGTCTTTGAAGTAAAAGAAGCTGATGGAAGTACCATTGGTATTTTTTACACCGATTATTTTGCCCGCCCTAGTAAACGCGGTGGCGCATGGATGAGCTCGTTCCGTAAGCAACAAGTTATTGAGGGCAAAAATGTAATTCCTGTAATTACCAACGTTTGCAACTTTCCGGCACCAACCGACGACATACCTTCGCTGTTGAGCCTTGACCAGGTATTAACCATGTTTCATGAGTTTGGGCACGGTTTGCATGGTTTGCTTTCCAATTGCGAATCGAGAACCTTGTCGGGAACTTCTGTAGCACGCGACTTTGTGGAGCTGCCTTCGCAGATTATGGAAAACTGGGCGTTTGAACCTGAAATGCTGGCCTTATATGCCAAACATTACCAAACAGGCGAAGTTATTCCGAATGACCTGGTGGAAAAAATAAATAACGCGGCGCATTTTAACCAGGGCTTTGCTACGGTTGAGTTTTTGGCTGCCGGACTGCTGGATATGGATTACCATACCCTTGAAAGCGTGGAGCCAAACATGGATGTGCGCGCTTTTGAAAAGGAATCGATGGACAAATACGGTTTGATTCCGGAAATTGCACCACGTTACCGCAGTACCTATTTTCAGCATATTTTTGCCGGTGGTTACTCATCAGGGTATTACGCCTATTTGTGGGCCGAAGTGTTGGATAAAGATGCTTTTGATGCCTTTAAAGAAAACGGATTGTTCGACCAAAAAACCGCAGCTGCTTTCCGTAAATACGTGTTGTCGGCTGGCGGCTCGGACGACCCGATGACCTTGTATATGAATTTCCGTGGCAAAGAACCGGGAATTGAACCTTTATTAAAAGGACGGGGTTTGCTGTAA
- a CDS encoding phosphatase PAP2 family protein, translating into MPLLAGAADSHLTFHNDSNHQINFGYADKQRGLKPLIVPSALIATGTLLHFSDAKYRLNDWRSEHFNYQGSLDDYLRLGPVAAVYALNAFGVKGKNNLGNQTALLLKTMVLTSVVTKGLKNLTAVERPGGDAGSMPSGHTSIAFAAAQWMHREYGERSTWYSVGAYACATTVGVMRVAKGSHWASDVLVGAGLGMLTTEFIYLTHQYKWDREHLRNFDIFPFQLGQQKGLSLVYHF; encoded by the coding sequence ATGCCACTGTTAGCAGGAGCTGCGGATTCACACCTCACTTTTCACAACGATTCTAACCACCAGATAAATTTTGGGTACGCCGATAAACAAAGAGGACTGAAGCCTCTTATTGTTCCCTCTGCTCTTATTGCAACAGGAACCTTGCTCCATTTTTCCGATGCAAAATACCGGTTAAACGATTGGCGATCAGAACATTTTAACTACCAGGGAAGCCTCGATGATTATTTGCGCCTCGGACCGGTGGCTGCCGTTTACGCCCTGAATGCTTTTGGTGTAAAAGGAAAAAATAACCTGGGCAACCAAACCGCACTACTGTTAAAAACGATGGTGCTTACCAGCGTGGTAACAAAAGGACTAAAAAACCTGACTGCAGTAGAACGGCCGGGAGGCGATGCCGGCTCCATGCCATCCGGACATACCTCCATTGCTTTTGCTGCGGCTCAGTGGATGCACCGCGAGTACGGCGAACGAAGCACCTGGTACAGCGTGGGTGCTTATGCCTGCGCCACTACTGTAGGTGTAATGCGTGTGGCCAAAGGCAGTCACTGGGCGTCAGATGTGCTGGTTGGAGCAGGACTGGGTATGCTTACCACCGAATTTATCTACCTTACCCATCAGTATAAATGGGACCGCGAACACCTCCGCAATTTCGATATTTTCCCCTTTCAGCTAGGACAGCAAAAAGGCCTCTCCCTCGTTTACCACTTCTAA
- a CDS encoding UpxY family transcription antiterminator, translating into MTDKQAHKQWHVVYTRSRAEKKVLRELHDCKIECFLPMQKQLRQWKDRKKWVEMPLIPGYCFVNISRKEYDQVLQLSNVVQYVRFERKAAIISEQEIEALQTMLHQFDFEVAITMENFEPGKRVEVIEGPMVGLKGELVEMRGKNKFALRLEQIETSFLVEIPAHYLSAVPELKK; encoded by the coding sequence ATGACTGATAAGCAAGCACATAAGCAATGGCATGTGGTATACACCCGATCGCGTGCAGAAAAGAAAGTCCTGCGTGAACTTCACGACTGCAAGATCGAATGTTTCCTGCCCATGCAAAAACAACTCCGGCAATGGAAAGACCGCAAAAAGTGGGTGGAGATGCCATTAATCCCGGGGTATTGTTTTGTAAATATTTCACGAAAAGAATACGACCAGGTACTGCAGTTAAGCAACGTTGTTCAATACGTAAGATTTGAACGTAAAGCCGCCATTATTAGCGAGCAGGAAATTGAAGCGCTGCAAACCATGCTGCACCAGTTTGATTTTGAAGTAGCTATTACCATGGAAAATTTCGAACCCGGCAAACGTGTGGAGGTTATTGAAGGGCCTATGGTTGGACTAAAAGGAGAGCTGGTGGAGATGCGCGGTAAAAATAAATTTGCCTTGCGACTGGAACAAATTGAGACTTCCTTCCTGGTAGAAATTCCGGCGCACTATTTAAGTGCAGTTCCGGAACTCAAAAAATAA